The Ensifer canadensis genome has a segment encoding these proteins:
- a CDS encoding RidA family protein, giving the protein MGVVSERISKLGIVLPSNAPASGNYVAHRLVGSLLFVSGQIPRIDGIEHFVGVVGQDISPEDGYQAARLCALNLVARVSAALDGDLDRVIACVQLRGFVNAPPHFQGHPAVIDGASDLLVEIFGENGRHVRTALGAGSLPRGSSVEVDAVFEVAMKS; this is encoded by the coding sequence ATGGGTGTCGTCTCTGAACGTATCTCCAAGCTCGGCATCGTGTTGCCTTCTAATGCGCCGGCCTCCGGAAACTACGTTGCGCACCGGCTCGTGGGATCCCTTCTCTTTGTCTCAGGACAGATCCCGCGTATCGACGGTATCGAGCATTTCGTCGGCGTGGTGGGGCAGGACATCTCGCCTGAAGACGGCTATCAAGCCGCTCGTCTTTGCGCTTTGAACCTTGTGGCCCGGGTAAGTGCCGCCCTCGACGGGGACCTCGACCGAGTAATTGCGTGCGTGCAGCTTCGCGGTTTCGTGAACGCGCCGCCGCACTTCCAGGGACATCCCGCCGTAATTGATGGCGCTTCCGATCTTCTTGTCGAAATCTTCGGAGAAAATGGCCGCCACGTCCGTACGGCGCTCGGCGCCGGATCGCTTCCTCGCGGCTCATCCGTCGAGGTTGATGCCGTGTTTGAAGTCGCAATGAAATCCTGA
- a CDS encoding amino acid ABC transporter ATP-binding protein, with product MSESAKSEKAIDMVGVNKWYGPLQVLKGINLNVARGEHIVLCGPSGSGKSTLIRCINHLEEIQEGTIFVNGTRLNQSGANADHIRRDVGMVFQQFNLFPHLTVLENCMLAQRRVRKASGAEAKEKAMRHLERVHIVEQALKYPAQLSGGQQQRVAIARALCMDPKIMLFDEPTSALDPEMVKEVLDTMVSLADDGITMICVTHEMGFARAVAHRVIFMDRGEIVESAKPDVFFSNPSHERTKTFLSQILNH from the coding sequence ATGAGCGAAAGCGCGAAGTCCGAAAAAGCCATAGATATGGTCGGCGTCAACAAATGGTATGGCCCTTTGCAAGTGTTAAAGGGCATAAATCTGAACGTCGCTCGCGGCGAGCACATTGTTCTTTGCGGTCCGTCGGGCTCTGGCAAGTCGACGCTTATCCGTTGCATCAACCACCTGGAGGAAATTCAGGAAGGCACAATCTTCGTCAACGGCACACGGCTCAACCAAAGCGGCGCGAATGCCGACCATATTAGACGCGACGTCGGTATGGTGTTCCAGCAGTTCAACCTTTTCCCTCATCTAACAGTGCTTGAAAACTGCATGCTGGCACAGCGGCGCGTTCGCAAGGCGTCGGGGGCAGAGGCCAAGGAAAAGGCCATGCGCCATCTTGAGCGCGTCCACATCGTCGAGCAGGCGCTGAAGTATCCAGCTCAGTTATCGGGCGGTCAGCAGCAGCGTGTCGCCATCGCACGCGCGCTCTGCATGGATCCAAAGATCATGTTGTTCGACGAGCCGACCTCAGCGCTCGATCCCGAGATGGTCAAGGAGGTGCTCGATACGATGGTGTCGCTCGCCGACGACGGCATTACCATGATCTGCGTCACGCACGAGATGGGCTTCGCCCGAGCCGTTGCGCATCGCGTCATCTTCATGGACCGCGGTGAGATCGTCGAAAGCGCTAAGCCCGACGTGTTCTTCAGTAACCCGAGCCATGAACGCACCAAGACGTTCCTCAGCCAGATCCTCAATCACTAG
- a CDS encoding amino acid ABC transporter permease — MQYSFDFAPVFAAWPMFLEGAIQTLRMSAISMVAGLSLGIVFMLMRMSKLAAVRMIAVGYIELIRNTPFLVQIFFIYFGMPTLGIKLDGEEAAILAMSLNCAAYAAEIVRGGVQSIRPGQIEAGRALGLHTIDIYRFIVFRPAIRAVYPALCSQFILMMLNSSLVASVSAEELTYMAQTLDAQTFRSFEIYFVLGAVYLLLSQFFSVALQLVGRTYFSYPTK, encoded by the coding sequence ATGCAATATTCCTTCGATTTCGCCCCTGTTTTTGCCGCTTGGCCCATGTTTCTCGAGGGCGCCATTCAAACACTAAGGATGTCTGCCATCTCAATGGTTGCCGGCCTTTCGCTGGGCATTGTCTTCATGTTGATGCGCATGAGTAAACTTGCCGCCGTGCGGATGATTGCGGTCGGCTATATCGAGCTTATCCGCAACACACCGTTTCTCGTCCAGATCTTCTTTATCTATTTCGGCATGCCGACGCTCGGTATCAAGTTGGACGGCGAAGAGGCAGCGATCCTCGCAATGTCACTCAACTGCGCGGCATATGCCGCGGAGATCGTTCGCGGTGGCGTGCAGTCGATCCGGCCTGGCCAGATCGAGGCGGGCAGGGCGCTTGGCCTGCATACGATCGACATTTATCGTTTCATCGTTTTTCGACCGGCAATCCGTGCGGTCTATCCGGCGCTCTGCAGTCAGTTCATCCTGATGATGCTGAATTCGAGCCTTGTTGCGTCGGTCTCCGCGGAGGAACTGACCTACATGGCGCAGACGCTGGACGCCCAAACCTTCCGCAGTTTCGAGATCTATTTCGTCCTCGGTGCGGTCTACCTCCTGCTGTCCCAGTTCTTCTCTGTCGCATTGCAGCTGGTCGGCAGAACCTACTTCTCCTATCCGACAAAGTGA
- a CDS encoding amino acid ABC transporter permease produces MIREFGFGEFLFLLEGARWTVFLSLLAFTFGGALGLAVALGRTSKWTVLRGLMATYIQIFQGTPLLVQLFFVYFGMPVFGLKVDIWVALTVGLSLHTSAFLGEIWRGSIQAVAPGQSEAARALGIGYVYRMIDVVLPQAFRIGLPATIGFLVNLIKGTALAALLGLTELTRSGQLMANITFQPLQVYGAVGLVYFFICLPLTYFSARVERRLNAAR; encoded by the coding sequence ATGATCCGTGAATTTGGTTTCGGAGAGTTTCTATTCCTGTTGGAAGGTGCTCGCTGGACAGTCTTCCTCTCTCTTCTCGCGTTCACTTTTGGCGGAGCGCTCGGTCTCGCAGTAGCGCTCGGTCGTACCAGCAAATGGACAGTCCTGCGCGGCCTTATGGCAACCTACATCCAGATCTTCCAAGGGACGCCGCTCTTGGTGCAGCTGTTCTTCGTCTATTTTGGAATGCCGGTATTTGGCCTCAAAGTCGATATCTGGGTGGCGCTGACCGTTGGCCTGTCGCTGCACACCAGCGCGTTTCTCGGCGAGATCTGGCGTGGCAGCATCCAGGCCGTGGCGCCGGGTCAAAGCGAGGCCGCCCGCGCGCTTGGTATCGGCTATGTCTACCGCATGATCGACGTGGTCCTGCCTCAGGCCTTCCGGATCGGTTTGCCCGCCACCATCGGCTTCCTGGTGAACCTTATCAAGGGGACTGCTCTTGCTGCACTCTTAGGCCTGACTGAGCTTACCCGCTCGGGCCAGCTAATGGCGAACATCACGTTTCAACCACTGCAAGTCTACGGGGCGGTCGGGCTCGTCTACTTCTTTATCTGCCTGCCCCTGACATACTTCAGCGCAAGAGTCGAACGGCGCCTCAACGCCGCGAGATAA
- a CDS encoding transporter substrate-binding domain-containing protein, with protein sequence MFNSARTISRSRFLSGLTAVILTATAFTNTAGAVTPEEIKAKGTAVIGVQMDQFPWGFIDQNGQNEGFDIELSKLIAQELGVEVKFERITGQNRIPLLVNGNVDFLVPSMTITQERAKVIQYVIPYSSNDITVWAKKDAEIKGNEDLGKYVIGVNRGSVFEPVLVKAAPPETEIKRFDDDATTVQALLSGQVDAILGSVTYGLVIKETGHSAEFERKYKVADNFQGMAVRKGDQDMLAYLTDFVTRHTADGSLDALYKKWIGVDRAALPTTLPGVDFTGKQ encoded by the coding sequence ATGTTCAATTCAGCACGGACCATCTCGCGTTCCAGGTTCCTGTCCGGTCTTACGGCGGTCATTCTGACGGCGACTGCCTTTACCAACACTGCAGGGGCTGTAACGCCGGAAGAGATCAAGGCAAAGGGCACGGCCGTCATTGGGGTTCAGATGGATCAGTTTCCCTGGGGCTTCATCGACCAGAACGGTCAAAACGAGGGTTTCGACATCGAGCTTTCCAAGCTGATTGCCCAGGAACTCGGCGTCGAGGTGAAGTTCGAACGCATCACCGGCCAGAACCGCATTCCTCTGCTCGTCAACGGCAATGTCGATTTCCTCGTGCCTTCTATGACCATTACGCAAGAGCGCGCCAAGGTCATCCAATATGTCATTCCCTACTCGTCGAACGACATCACCGTCTGGGCAAAAAAGGATGCTGAAATCAAGGGTAACGAGGATCTCGGTAAATACGTAATCGGCGTCAACCGAGGCAGCGTGTTCGAACCGGTTTTGGTCAAGGCTGCGCCGCCGGAGACAGAAATCAAGCGCTTCGACGATGATGCGACGACAGTGCAAGCACTGCTTTCAGGCCAGGTCGATGCGATCCTTGGGAGCGTCACATACGGCCTGGTAATCAAGGAAACAGGACACAGCGCCGAATTCGAGCGCAAGTACAAAGTTGCCGACAATTTCCAGGGAATGGCGGTGCGCAAGGGCGATCAGGATATGCTCGCCTACCTCACAGATTTTGTGACCCGGCATACCGCGGACGGATCGCTTGACGCGCTCTACAAGAAATGGATTGGCGTGGATCGCGCCGCGCTTCCGACGACATTGCCGGGTGTCGATTTCACCGGCAAGCAATAA
- a CDS encoding hydantoinase/oxoprolinase family protein encodes MAKDGKQIRVGADIGGTFTDVAMEVGATLHSIKVLTDYSFPENAIVEGIRQVAEVAGVDLSEIDTIIHGTTLATNALIERRGAKTAFITTKGFRDVIEMRTESRFEQYDLDIVLPAPLVSRNERFVLDERIGADGSVLKALDLSEVDALCDRIVAAGYKSVAIGFIHSYLNGAHEKTVRDRLLAKNPDISVSVSFEVSPQMREFQRFNTVCANAFVKPLMASYLNRLVGRLTDEGTRCPIFMIHSGGGIISVESAIEFPVRLLESGPAGGAIFAAHIASSYGLDQVLSYDMGGTTAKICLIEKQTPKTSKTFEVARTWRFKKGSGMPISIPVIEMVEIGAGGGSIATVDSMRQIRVGPHSAGSEPGPACYGRGGKNPTVTDADLILGRLDPDEFAGGAMKLDRCASDKAMDQDVASKLETNVATAAYGLSEVVDENMSNAARMHAVENGKELSEFTMIAFGGAAPIHAARLCEKLGMSDLLIPPGAGVGSAIGFLRAPFGFESVRSAYSRLSRFEAKAINTTISDLIAEATSFVRSGAPDAEPGLECTAYMRYVGQGWEVPVTIEVRDYIDSDGALFRKLFDEQYEQFFGRVIDGLDVEIVSWSLRATSKVIPPERIGKTAKGAAAEVRGTREIFDVQEGNFQSAAIVSRNDMKPGDWVAGPAVITERETSTIITASREVVMQSDGCLLVRAKQAA; translated from the coding sequence ATGGCGAAAGATGGCAAGCAAATTAGGGTCGGCGCCGATATCGGTGGAACCTTTACCGATGTCGCGATGGAAGTGGGAGCCACGCTCCATTCGATCAAAGTGCTGACCGACTACTCGTTCCCCGAAAACGCAATCGTTGAAGGCATTCGACAGGTCGCTGAGGTCGCGGGCGTGGATCTCTCCGAGATCGATACGATCATCCACGGCACCACGCTCGCCACCAATGCCTTGATCGAGCGCCGGGGTGCGAAAACTGCCTTCATCACCACCAAGGGGTTCCGTGACGTCATCGAAATGCGCACGGAGAGCCGTTTCGAACAATATGATCTCGATATCGTACTGCCCGCACCACTGGTTTCGCGCAACGAGCGCTTTGTACTTGACGAGCGCATCGGCGCCGACGGTTCGGTGCTCAAGGCGCTGGACCTTTCCGAAGTCGATGCCCTCTGCGATCGCATTGTTGCTGCCGGTTATAAAAGCGTCGCGATTGGCTTCATACATTCCTACTTGAACGGCGCGCATGAAAAAACCGTTCGAGACCGGCTACTTGCCAAAAACCCGGACATCTCGGTGTCAGTGTCGTTCGAGGTCTCGCCGCAAATGCGCGAGTTCCAGCGCTTCAACACGGTGTGCGCCAACGCCTTCGTCAAGCCCCTGATGGCTTCCTATCTCAACCGCCTCGTTGGTCGCTTGACGGATGAGGGAACCCGATGCCCGATCTTTATGATCCATTCTGGCGGCGGGATCATCAGCGTCGAAAGCGCGATCGAATTCCCGGTTCGCCTTCTTGAATCCGGTCCCGCAGGCGGCGCAATTTTCGCCGCTCATATCGCCAGCAGCTACGGGCTCGACCAGGTCCTCTCCTACGACATGGGCGGGACAACGGCCAAGATCTGCCTGATCGAAAAACAGACGCCCAAGACGTCTAAGACATTCGAGGTCGCTCGCACCTGGCGCTTCAAGAAGGGCAGCGGCATGCCCATATCCATTCCGGTCATCGAAATGGTCGAGATCGGCGCCGGGGGCGGTTCGATTGCAACCGTCGACAGCATGCGCCAGATCCGCGTTGGACCCCACAGCGCCGGTTCCGAGCCAGGGCCCGCCTGCTATGGCCGTGGCGGTAAGAACCCGACCGTCACTGATGCCGATCTCATTCTCGGTCGTCTTGACCCCGACGAGTTTGCCGGCGGTGCAATGAAGCTCGATCGCTGTGCCTCTGACAAGGCAATGGATCAGGATGTGGCGTCTAAGCTTGAGACCAATGTTGCGACTGCTGCTTACGGGCTTAGCGAAGTGGTTGACGAGAACATGAGCAACGCCGCGCGAATGCATGCCGTTGAAAACGGCAAGGAGCTTTCGGAGTTCACGATGATTGCCTTCGGCGGTGCGGCACCCATCCATGCCGCCCGGCTGTGCGAAAAGCTTGGAATGTCGGATCTTTTGATTCCACCAGGAGCTGGTGTCGGCTCGGCAATCGGTTTCCTGAGGGCTCCATTCGGCTTTGAATCCGTTCGAAGCGCCTATAGCCGTCTAAGCCGCTTCGAGGCGAAAGCGATCAACACCACCATCAGCGACTTGATCGCTGAAGCGACATCCTTCGTGCGCTCAGGAGCGCCGGACGCGGAACCGGGTCTCGAATGCACTGCCTACATGCGCTATGTCGGTCAGGGCTGGGAAGTACCAGTCACCATTGAGGTGCGTGATTACATCGATAGTGACGGCGCACTGTTTCGCAAATTGTTTGACGAACAGTATGAGCAGTTCTTCGGCCGCGTGATTGACGGGCTTGATGTCGAGATCGTCAGTTGGTCGCTGCGTGCCACTTCAAAGGTGATCCCGCCTGAGCGGATCGGCAAGACCGCTAAGGGAGCAGCCGCCGAGGTTCGCGGCACGCGTGAAATCTTCGACGTGCAGGAAGGCAACTTCCAAAGTGCCGCGATTGTCTCCCGCAATGACATGAAGCCAGGCGATTGGGTCGCCGGTCCGGCGGTCATCACCGAACGCGAAACCTCGACCATCATCACAGCGAGCCGCGAAGTCGTCATGCAGTCCGATGGCTGCCTGCTCGTGCGTGCCAAGCAAGCTGCCTGA
- a CDS encoding hydantoinase B/oxoprolinase family protein has translation MKTNALSDVHMQIMWNRLISVVEEQALTLIRTAFSTSVRESGDLSAGVFNRGGKMIAQAVTGTPGHVNAMAEAVGHFIRDIGPENIFEGDVYITNDPWKGTGHLHDFTVVSPSFRKGDLVGYFACTAHVVDVGGRGFGPDANEVYEEGIFVPIMKFAERGVVNKDLVNILRNNVRESHQVVGDVYSLAACNEIGHRRLMDMMDEFGLTDLETLADFIFKRSYDATIERIAALPKGSYSNVMRVDGYGSPIDIAVRLDVANDHILADFEGTSPPSPKGINCPIIYSAAYACYGLKCSIAPEIPNNHASLLPFRVTAPQNCILNAQHPAPVSVRHVLGHLVPDAVLGAVHKMLPGRVPAEGAGALWNLHVSVRPLQGERAPADGGQRAEVLLFNSGGAGARSTLDGLNATAFPSGVHSMSIEATEHVGPVIFWRKELRDGSGGAGQFRGGLGQVVEISPTEGHEMHFNAMFDRVEHPARGRNGGENGAPGAVLLDDGTRLASKGRQHVPAGRRLILQLPGGGGYGLADTRDPTAAKRDSDFDYVPTR, from the coding sequence ATGAAAACCAATGCACTTTCTGACGTCCACATGCAGATCATGTGGAACCGGCTAATCTCCGTAGTTGAGGAGCAAGCGCTTACGCTGATCCGCACCGCGTTCAGCACCAGCGTGCGTGAGTCGGGCGACCTGTCTGCCGGCGTGTTCAACCGCGGCGGAAAGATGATAGCTCAGGCCGTGACCGGTACACCCGGCCACGTCAACGCTATGGCGGAAGCCGTCGGCCACTTCATCCGCGACATCGGCCCTGAAAACATCTTCGAGGGTGACGTCTATATCACCAACGACCCGTGGAAGGGCACGGGCCACCTGCACGACTTCACTGTCGTCTCGCCGAGTTTCCGGAAAGGGGATCTGGTTGGCTACTTCGCCTGCACCGCGCACGTAGTCGATGTTGGCGGTCGCGGTTTCGGGCCGGATGCCAACGAGGTCTACGAAGAAGGCATCTTCGTCCCGATCATGAAGTTTGCCGAACGCGGCGTTGTCAACAAGGACCTCGTCAACATCTTGCGCAACAATGTGCGCGAGAGTCATCAGGTGGTCGGCGATGTCTATTCGCTCGCAGCTTGCAACGAGATCGGCCATCGCCGGCTCATGGACATGATGGACGAATTCGGTCTTACGGATCTCGAAACCTTGGCCGACTTCATCTTCAAGCGCAGCTACGATGCGACAATCGAACGGATTGCGGCCCTGCCGAAGGGTTCCTATTCCAACGTAATGCGGGTCGACGGCTATGGCTCGCCGATCGACATCGCCGTGCGCCTCGATGTGGCGAACGATCATATCCTTGCGGATTTCGAAGGGACCTCGCCGCCCAGTCCGAAGGGTATCAATTGCCCGATCATCTACTCCGCAGCCTATGCCTGTTACGGTCTCAAATGCTCGATCGCGCCGGAGATCCCGAACAATCACGCCTCCCTGCTACCGTTCCGCGTCACGGCTCCGCAAAACTGCATTCTCAATGCGCAACATCCCGCACCGGTCTCGGTGCGCCACGTCCTCGGGCATCTCGTTCCGGACGCCGTACTTGGCGCCGTGCACAAGATGCTTCCTGGTCGCGTACCGGCGGAAGGGGCGGGTGCCTTGTGGAACCTGCACGTCAGCGTGCGGCCGTTGCAGGGTGAAAGGGCGCCGGCTGATGGCGGCCAGCGCGCAGAAGTCCTGCTCTTCAACAGTGGCGGCGCCGGTGCACGTTCCACGCTTGACGGTTTGAATGCCACGGCATTTCCAAGCGGCGTGCACTCGATGTCGATCGAGGCGACAGAGCACGTCGGTCCGGTCATCTTCTGGCGTAAGGAACTGCGCGACGGTTCGGGCGGCGCCGGCCAGTTCCGAGGCGGCCTGGGGCAGGTCGTGGAAATCTCGCCGACCGAAGGTCACGAGATGCATTTCAACGCCATGTTCGACCGCGTCGAACACCCCGCGCGCGGCCGCAATGGCGGCGAGAACGGCGCTCCTGGCGCAGTGTTGCTCGACGACGGAACGCGCTTGGCCTCGAAGGGTCGGCAACATGTTCCCGCTGGTCGCCGGTTAATTCTCCAGCTTCCTGGCGGCGGCGGCTATGGCCTGGCAGACACGCGCGATCCAACAGCCGCTAAGCGGGACAGCGATTTCGACTACGTCCCTACCAGATAA
- a CDS encoding pyridoxal phosphate-dependent aminotransferase produces the protein MNFENKRAAGIKSSPSMAIAMAAKKLIAEGRDIIDLSLGEPDFEPPAHVAEAACEAIRQGRVRYGVPAGMESLRQAIVSKFKTENQLNYAADEVMVANGAKQILFDVFLATLELGDEVIIPTPCWVSYGDIVSLHGGDPVYVSCGPEVGFKIDPERLEASITSKTRWLLLNSPSNPTGAIYSAQEYRGLAEVLARHPQVLVLSDEIYEHILLREAPFISFASACPELRERTLIVNGVSKAYAMTGWRVGYAAGPKALIASLNKMQSQSVTSVSTVAQAAALAALTGDQAFVAKAARTFADRAKIMSQRLAGIEGIDFTPPEGAFYAFIGVGKLFGRKLSGEVVVDDTTFAAHLLQQFGLSSVPGAAFGAPGFIRLSIAASERELERACERLASMVRSLKA, from the coding sequence ATGAACTTCGAGAACAAGCGCGCAGCGGGCATAAAGTCATCGCCCAGCATGGCGATCGCAATGGCTGCGAAGAAATTGATTGCCGAGGGCCGCGATATCATCGACCTGTCGCTTGGCGAGCCGGATTTCGAGCCGCCGGCACACGTTGCTGAGGCGGCCTGCGAAGCCATTCGTCAGGGGCGGGTGCGCTATGGCGTGCCGGCGGGTATGGAGAGCCTGCGACAGGCGATCGTGAGCAAGTTCAAAACGGAAAATCAGCTGAACTATGCCGCTGACGAGGTGATGGTCGCCAATGGCGCCAAGCAAATCCTGTTTGACGTATTCCTCGCCACGCTTGAGCTTGGCGATGAGGTCATAATCCCGACGCCTTGCTGGGTGTCCTACGGCGACATCGTCTCGCTGCACGGAGGCGACCCAGTCTATGTGAGTTGCGGGCCCGAGGTCGGTTTCAAGATCGACCCTGAGCGGCTGGAAGCATCGATCACGTCCAAGACCCGATGGTTGCTGCTGAACTCGCCATCTAACCCTACCGGCGCTATCTATTCGGCGCAGGAGTACCGAGGACTTGCCGAAGTGCTCGCCCGCCATCCGCAGGTGTTGGTGCTTTCGGACGAAATCTACGAGCACATCCTGCTTAGGGAGGCACCCTTTATATCTTTCGCGTCGGCCTGCCCAGAACTGCGTGAACGAACGCTGATCGTCAACGGTGTGTCCAAGGCATATGCGATGACCGGCTGGCGCGTTGGCTATGCTGCCGGCCCAAAAGCGCTCATCGCGTCGCTTAATAAGATGCAGTCGCAGAGCGTAACGTCCGTCTCGACCGTAGCGCAGGCGGCAGCCCTCGCGGCACTAACCGGCGATCAGGCTTTCGTTGCCAAAGCTGCTCGAACCTTCGCGGACAGGGCGAAAATCATGTCGCAAAGGCTTGCAGGGATCGAGGGCATCGATTTCACTCCGCCGGAGGGCGCGTTTTACGCGTTCATCGGCGTGGGGAAGCTGTTCGGGCGGAAGCTAAGCGGAGAGGTGGTCGTAGACGACACAACGTTTGCCGCTCACCTACTCCAGCAGTTCGGCCTATCGAGTGTGCCAGGTGCGGCTTTTGGCGCGCCGGGTTTCATTCGTCTGTCAATCGCCGCCTCCGAGCGCGAGCTGGAACGGGCCTGCGAACGCCTGGCCAGCATGGTGCGATCGCTGAAAGCCTGA
- the kdgD gene encoding 5-dehydro-4-deoxyglucarate dehydratase — protein sequence MRTEELKKVLGAGLLSFPVTHFDAEGKFNAKSYGVHVNWLSGYDAATLFAAGGTGEFFSLAPEEIPQIVRVAKEAAGKTPIVSGCGYGTNIAVSIARSVEKAGADGILLLPHYLIDAPQEGLYQHIKAVCQSTGMGVMVYNRDNSVLQADTLARLCDECPNLVGFKDGTGDIALVRQITAKMGDRLTYLGGMPTAELFAEAYLGAGFTTYSSAVFNFVPGLAMEFYKALRAGERAKCEKILLDFFYPFMAIRNRAKGYAVSAVKAGVRLQGFDAGPVRSPLHDLTGEEMSMMETLIGQHRR from the coding sequence ATGAGAACTGAAGAATTGAAAAAGGTGCTTGGCGCCGGTCTACTTTCCTTCCCCGTCACGCATTTCGATGCGGAGGGAAAGTTCAATGCCAAGAGCTACGGTGTGCACGTCAACTGGCTCTCAGGCTACGATGCAGCTACGCTATTTGCTGCCGGCGGTACAGGCGAGTTCTTTTCGCTCGCGCCAGAGGAAATTCCGCAAATCGTGCGCGTTGCCAAGGAAGCCGCCGGCAAGACGCCGATTGTTTCAGGCTGCGGCTATGGCACGAATATAGCCGTCTCCATTGCAAGGTCTGTTGAAAAGGCCGGGGCCGACGGAATTCTTCTCCTTCCGCACTACCTTATCGACGCTCCGCAAGAGGGACTCTACCAACATATCAAGGCCGTTTGCCAATCCACCGGTATGGGCGTGATGGTCTACAATCGCGACAATTCAGTGCTCCAGGCCGATACGCTCGCGCGGCTTTGCGACGAATGCCCCAACCTCGTCGGCTTTAAGGATGGTACCGGGGACATCGCTCTTGTGCGCCAGATTACGGCGAAGATGGGTGACCGATTGACCTACCTTGGCGGTATGCCGACCGCCGAGCTCTTCGCAGAAGCCTATCTCGGAGCTGGGTTCACAACCTACTCGTCCGCCGTGTTCAACTTCGTGCCCGGTCTGGCAATGGAGTTCTATAAGGCGTTGCGCGCCGGCGAACGCGCGAAGTGCGAAAAGATCCTTCTCGACTTCTTCTACCCCTTCATGGCGATCCGCAACCGCGCCAAAGGCTATGCAGTTTCGGCGGTAAAAGCGGGTGTACGCCTACAGGGCTTCGATGCTGGTCCTGTCCGCTCACCGCTTCACGACCTGACGGGGGAGGAAATGTCCATGATGGAAACCTTGATTGGTCAGCACAGGCGTTAA
- a CDS encoding aldehyde dehydrogenase family protein: MTLHQNLIAGEWVGGNGVANINPSDTNDVIGEYARASAEDAKAAIAAAKAALPAWSRSGILERHAILRKTADEILARKDELGRLLSREEGKTLAEGIGETVRAGQIFDFFAGEALRLAGEIIPSVRPDIGVEITREPVGVVGIITPWNFPIAIPAWKIAPALCYGNTVVFKPADLVPGSAWSIVDILHRAGLPKGVLNLVMGKGSVVGQTMLDSPDIHAITFTGSTGTGKRVALASVEHNRKYQLEMGGKNPFVVLDDADLSVAVEAAVNSAFFSTGQRCTASSRVIVTEGIHDRFVAAMGERMKGLTIDDALKAGTHIGPVVDQSQLNQDTDYIAIGKREGAKLAFGGELLKRDTPGFYLQPALFTEATNQMRISREEIFGPVASVIRVKDYDEALAVANDTPFGLSSGIATTSLKHATHFKRNAEAGMVMVNLPTAGVDFHVPFGGRKGSSHGSREQGRYAAEFYTTVKTAYTSA, translated from the coding sequence ATGACATTGCACCAGAACCTGATTGCCGGCGAATGGGTTGGCGGTAATGGCGTTGCCAATATCAATCCGTCCGACACCAACGACGTGATCGGGGAATATGCCCGCGCCTCGGCCGAGGATGCGAAGGCGGCGATCGCCGCGGCCAAGGCCGCCCTTCCGGCCTGGTCACGCTCCGGCATCCTCGAGCGTCATGCGATCCTTCGAAAGACCGCCGACGAGATCCTGGCGCGCAAGGACGAGCTCGGGCGGCTGTTGTCGCGCGAGGAGGGCAAGACGCTGGCAGAAGGCATCGGCGAGACCGTGCGCGCCGGCCAGATCTTCGACTTCTTTGCCGGCGAGGCGCTGCGGTTGGCTGGCGAAATCATCCCCTCGGTGCGCCCTGATATCGGCGTCGAGATCACCCGCGAGCCGGTCGGCGTCGTCGGCATCATCACGCCATGGAATTTCCCGATCGCCATTCCCGCCTGGAAGATCGCGCCGGCGCTCTGCTACGGCAACACCGTCGTCTTCAAGCCTGCCGACCTCGTGCCGGGCTCGGCATGGTCGATTGTCGACATTCTCCATCGTGCCGGCCTGCCGAAGGGCGTGTTGAACTTGGTGATGGGCAAGGGTTCGGTCGTCGGCCAGACGATGCTCGACAGCCCCGACATTCACGCGATCACCTTTACCGGCTCGACCGGCACCGGCAAACGCGTGGCACTGGCCTCGGTCGAGCACAATCGCAAATACCAGCTGGAAATGGGCGGCAAGAACCCGTTCGTGGTGCTCGACGACGCCGATCTTAGCGTTGCCGTCGAAGCCGCCGTCAATTCCGCCTTTTTCTCCACCGGCCAGCGTTGCACCGCCTCGTCGCGGGTGATCGTGACCGAAGGCATTCACGACCGGTTCGTGGCGGCAATGGGCGAGCGCATGAAGGGGCTCACCATCGACGATGCGCTGAAGGCCGGCACCCATATCGGCCCGGTGGTCGACCAGAGCCAGCTCAACCAGGACACCGACTACATCGCCATCGGCAAACGGGAAGGCGCCAAACTCGCCTTCGGCGGCGAGCTTTTGAAGCGCGACACGCCCGGCTTCTACCTGCAGCCGGCGCTGTTTACCGAGGCAACCAACCAGATGCGCATCTCGCGCGAAGAAATCTTCGGACCAGTCGCTTCGGTAATCCGGGTGAAGGATTATGACGAGGCGCTTGCCGTTGCCAATGACACGCCGTTCGGGCTGTCGTCGGGCATTGCCACCACCAGCCTGAAACATGCGACGCATTTCAAGCGCAATGCCGAGGCCGGCATGGTGATGGTCAACCTGCCGACCGCCGGCGTCGATTTCCACGTGCCCTTCGGTGGCCGCAAAGGCTCCTCCCATGGCTCGCGCGAGCAAGGTCGCTATGCCGCCGAATTCTACACAACCGTCAAGACGGCATACACATCGGCGTAG